In the genome of Pseudanabaena mucicola str. Chao 1806, the window CCCCAAAACAATGGAGAAATTGACATCGTTGCAACTATTCTGATGGTTCCAGACATTGAGGGCGCAAGAGTTGGCTTAGCCCTAGATGGCTCGGCATCAATGAAAAAAATGTATGGCATTAGTGGCGTTGTCAGTAGCTTTTTTGCCAGTGCAACCGTTACCCACAATGTCGTTGAGCCAGTCACAAGGGTGATGGTCAAATATCTTGCTAACTTTGCGGCATCGGGTAGGGTTGATCTGATCAATTGGGCTTGCGGAGCCGCAGGTGAACTCATTGAGGATTTGGGGAGCTTTAGCGGTGAGGAAATCGAGCAATTTCCCATTAAAGGACCCAAAATTCCTTGGGGTACAGGCACAAAACTATTACCACCTTTACGATATTTCATTAATAAATATAAAGATGCTCCTGCAATCGGTGTGAAGCAACCTGCGGCTATCTGTCTGATTATCACCGATGGCATTATCGAAGATCTCGAAGATGTTAAGGAATATTGCTATAAATACGCTTTGGAAATTGCCGACAAAACTAGACCATTTATTAAGCTTTTACTAATTGGTGTCGGTAAGGAAATCAACGAAAAGCAACTGGAAGAACTGGATAATATGTTTGAAGGTAGCTTTGTCAAGGATGATGCAGGGCAAGATATTGACCTGTGGGATTATCAAGTTGCTGATGATATTCAAATTTTGGAACAGATTTTTAAAGAATTTGTGTCTGCGGAAACGATTGTCACCCACTATGGTCGGATTCTTAATCAAGTAGGAACAATCTGTGAAGAATATAGTACAGGTGTACCAGCACTGATGCGATTCAAATTGCCTGCGGGTTCTACTGCTTTTACACTAGAGTTTTCTGGCGGCAATGTAACCCAAGATATTAGGGAAGCTTTACCCAAGGAACTAGAATTACCTCTCATTCCTCAATCTGAACAGTGGAAAGATGTTGTCAATTTCGGATAAACCAGTACAACTCAGATATAGGACTTACGCATTGAGGTAGATGTGGTGCGGGCTTCGCCCGCACCACATCTACCTCAATCCTAATAAATTCGTTCGGTTTGCGTAAGTCCTAAGATATAAAACCTTGCAATGCAAGGTTTTATATCTCTCCATTTGGAGATAGCATCAAACTTTAGCAATTATAACAATTCCTGAAAATGTGCTAATACTTTTTTGAGAATAAAAAAACTAAACTTAGTAAGGGTTTTCAAAACTAAAAATAAAATATCTATTTTTAG includes:
- a CDS encoding VWA domain-containing protein; the encoded protein is MQLKSVVQPFGEVNVYPQNNGEIDIVATILMVPDIEGARVGLALDGSASMKKMYGISGVVSSFFASATVTHNVVEPVTRVMVKYLANFAASGRVDLINWACGAAGELIEDLGSFSGEEIEQFPIKGPKIPWGTGTKLLPPLRYFINKYKDAPAIGVKQPAAICLIITDGIIEDLEDVKEYCYKYALEIADKTRPFIKLLLIGVGKEINEKQLEELDNMFEGSFVKDDAGQDIDLWDYQVADDIQILEQIFKEFVSAETIVTHYGRILNQVGTICEEYSTGVPALMRFKLPAGSTAFTLEFSGGNVTQDIREALPKELELPLIPQSEQWKDVVNFG